The following are encoded in a window of Castanea sativa cultivar Marrone di Chiusa Pesio chromosome 9, ASM4071231v1 genomic DNA:
- the LOC142611295 gene encoding putative disease resistance protein RGA1, with protein sequence MTEFAFSIAGKVIEKLGSLAYQEISLTRNIASDLKKIQDNMSTVQAVLLDAEEKQATNHLLSVWLERLKVVFLDAMDVLDEFECEDLRRQVVKKYEGTSRKVCRFFSSSYSLAFRCKMGHRVKEIRERLDLIAKDRDQFQLEVRLDDNRVVYRETHSFVRDRDVIGRADDKQKIIDLLMLPNDNDNISVISIVGIGGLGKTRLAQWVYNDERVAKNFDPKIWVCVSGDFNVLKLAKEMLKLAGGGISENMSLEEVQVRLRSILNEKRFFIVLDDVWNEDRNKWIDLKNLLIGGQGSKILITTRSHKVALTMAPGLIHDMKGLPQNDCLLLFLRCAFNEREHEQYPNLVKIGEVIVKKCKGVPLAVKTLGRLLYSKIEERDWISIRENDIWKLKQKEDDILPALRLSYNKLPSYLKQCFAYCSLYPKDFRYYNVDLIQCWMANGLLEKSNKNSEELEDIGEQYLKELLSRSFFQEVNNEGNILWSFKMHDLLHDLASYVAQNDYCLIQDTNKINNFEKARHVSILDHKLSVDAAITLLKKLSNNMQTINFSFKYWPGDEGLGININETLVETCILRFKHLRLLNLRYSKLETLSSSIGTLKHLRYLNLSGNRNIKKLPDSICNLQNLETLILRDCEDLEELPGDIRKMVSLRCFEITTRQTHLPANGIGCMRSLRVLFFSKCHKLECLPQGMKDLTALESLGISFCRKLNLMEGDDYPMRLRELTISGLPQLVSLPQWLKGSANTLQFLLIFGCENLSVLPEWLSDLSSLCKLQINSCRKLSSLPEGMDRLTALRELQIVDCPELRRNCEREVGKDWGKMVKFTWEYK encoded by the coding sequence atgacgGAGTTTGCCTTTTCCATTGCAGGAAAAGTTATCGAGAAGCTAGGCTCCCTTGCTTACCAAGAGATATCATTGACACGGAACATTGCAAGCGATTTGAAAAAGATTCAGGATAACATGTCCACCGTCCAAGCCGTGCTGCTGGATGCTGAGGAGAAGCAAGCAACAAACCACCTGCTGAGCGTTTGGCTGGAGCGGCTCAAAGTTGTCTTTCTTGATGCCATGGATGTGCTGGATGAATTTGAGTGTGAAGATCTACGGAGGCAAGTGGTGAAAAAATATGAAGGCACTAGCAGAAAGGTATGTCGTTTCTTTTCATCTTCTTACTCGCTTGCCTTCCGTTGTAAAATGGGTCATAGAGTTAAGGAGATCAGAGAGAGGCTAGATTTGATAGCAAAGGATAGAGATCAATTTCAGCTTGAGGTGCGACTCGATGATAATCGTGTTGTGTACAGGGAGACCCACTCCTTTGTTCGTGATCGTGATGTTATTGGGAGGGCTGATGACAAGCAAAAGATCATAGATCTTTTGATGCTCCCTAATGATAATGATAACATTTCTGTGATTTCTATTGTGGGAATCGGAGGTCTGGGCAAGACTAGACTTGCTCAATGGGTGTATAATGATGAAAGGGTAGCTAAAAATTTTGACCCCAAAATTTGGGTATGTGTATCAGGAGACTTCAATGTTTTAAAATTGGCAAAAGAAATGCTTAAATTGGCAGGTGGTGGGATTAGTGAAAACATGAGTCTGGAGGAAGTGCAAGTGAGATTAAGAagtattttaaatgaaaaaagattCTTTATAGTTTTGGATGATGTCTGGAATGAGGATCGTAACAAATGGATTGACCTTAAGAATTTGTTAATAGGAGGACAAGGAAGTAAAATTCTTATCACTACACGTAGCCACAAAGTTGCCTTAACGATGGCTCCTGGACTAATCCATGACATGAAAGGTCTTCCACAAAATGATTGTTTGTTATTGTTCTTAAGATGCGCATTCAATGAAAGAGAGCATGAACAATATCCAAATCTGGTAAAGATTGGAGAGGTAATTGTGAAAAAATGCAAAGGTGTTCCTTTGGCTGTGAAGACTTTAGGGAGATTACTTTATTCTAAAATTGAGGAGCGTGATTGGATCTCTATAAGGGAAAATGATATATggaaattaaagcaaaaagaagacgACATTTTACCTGCATTAAGATTGAGTTACAATAAATTGCCATCATATTTAAAACAATGTTTTGCTTATTGCTCATTATATCCAAAGGATTTTAGGTATTACAATGTAGACTTAATTCAGTGTTGGATGGCAAATGGGCTCCTCGAAAAGTCCAACAAAAATTCTGAAGAGTTGGAAGATATTGGAGAACAATATTTAAAAGAGCTGTTATCAAGATCTTTCTTTCAAGAAGTTAATAATGAAGGCAATATTCTTTGGTCATTTAAAATGCATGATTTGTTACATGATCTTGCATCATATGTTGCACAAAATGATTATTGCTTAATTCAAGACACTAATAAGATCAACAACTTTGAAAAGGCTAGACACGTTTCAATTTTGGACCATAAGTTGAGTGTTGATGCAGCAATAACCCTTTTAAAGAAATTGAGTAACAACATGCAGACTATTAatttctcatttaaatattggCCAGGTGATGAAGGCCTTGGTATTAATATTAATGAAACATTGGTGGAAACATGCATCTTGAGATTTAAGCACCTGCGCTTGCTAAATTTAAGATATTCAAAGTTGGAAACGTTGTCAAGCTCAATTGGTACTTTGAAGCATTTGAGATATCTCAACTTAAGTGGAAATAGGAATATCAAGAAATTGCCTGACTCCATTTGCAATCTACAAAATTTGGAAACTTTGATATTACGGGATTGTGAAGATCTTGAAGAGTTGCCAGGGGATATAAGAAAGATGGTTAGCCTCAGATGTTTTGAAATAACGACAAGACAAACGCATTTACCCGCCAACGGAATCGGGTGCATGCGTTCTCTTCGAGTATTGTTCTTTTCTAAATGTCATAAACTAGAGTGTTTGCCGCAAGGTATGAAAGACCTAACTGCGTTGGAATCTCTGGGTATTTCATTTTGTAGAAAACTTAATTTAATGGAAGGGGATGACTACCCGATGAGGCTTCGAGAACTCACTATTTCTGGGTTGCCACAATTAGTGAGTTTGCCCCAATGGCTTAAAGGATCTGCCAACACCCTacaatttttacttatttttggtTGTGAGAACTTGTCGGTATTGCCAGAGTGGCTTTCGGATCTCAGTTCACTTTGCAAGCTTCAGATTAATAGTTGCCGAAAATTATCGTCTCTACCAGAAGGGATGGATCGCCTCACTGCCCTAAGAGAACTGCAAATTGTTGATTGTCCTGAATTGAGGAGAAATTGTGAGCGAGAGGTAGGCAAAGATTGGGGCAAGATGGTCAAATTCACTTGGGAGTATAAGTAG
- the LOC142611296 gene encoding protein FATTY ACID EXPORT 1, chloroplastic-like isoform X1: MQFCFGIPYGGLVTSGGLLGFVFSRNLATLSSGVLFGGALLALSTFNLKIWRLGKSSLPFILGQAALSAALLWKNFQRQRKYFQQVFTLLLGGNPPPKNLNASPSFAS, encoded by the exons ATGCAATTTTGTTTTGGCATCCCTTATG GTGGACTGGTTACAAGTGGTGGACttcttggttttgttttctCAAGAAATCTTGCAACTCTTAGCTCTGGTGTGCTCTTTGGAGGTGCTTTGCTAGCTCTCAGCACCTTTAACTTAAAGATCTGGAGGCTAGGAAAATCCAGTTTGCCCTTCATTCTAGGACAAGCAG CACTCTCAGCGGCGCTTCTTTGGAAGAACTTTCAGag ACAAAGAAAGTATTTCCAACAGGTTTTTACGCTGCTATTAG GAGGGAACCCACCACCAAAGAATTTGAACGCATCTCCAAGTTTTGCATCATGA
- the LOC142611296 gene encoding protein FATTY ACID EXPORT 1, chloroplastic-like isoform X2, which yields MQFCFGIPYGGLVTSGGLLGFVFSRNLATLSSGVLFGGALLALSTFNLKIWRLGKSSLPFILGQAALSAALLWKNFQRQRKYFQQVFTLLLVLQCSASTHIC from the exons ATGCAATTTTGTTTTGGCATCCCTTATG GTGGACTGGTTACAAGTGGTGGACttcttggttttgttttctCAAGAAATCTTGCAACTCTTAGCTCTGGTGTGCTCTTTGGAGGTGCTTTGCTAGCTCTCAGCACCTTTAACTTAAAGATCTGGAGGCTAGGAAAATCCAGTTTGCCCTTCATTCTAGGACAAGCAG CACTCTCAGCGGCGCTTCTTTGGAAGAACTTTCAGag ACAAAGAAAGTATTTCCAACAGGTTTTTACGCTGCTATTAG TGCTGCAATGCTCTGCTTCTACTCATATATGCTGA
- the LOC142610642 gene encoding protein FATTY ACID EXPORT 1, chloroplastic-like: protein MQFCFGIPYGGLVTSGGLLGFVFSRNLATLSSGVLFGGALLALSTFNLKIWRLGKSSLPFILGQAALSAALLWKNF, encoded by the exons ATGCAATTTTGTTTTGGCATCCCTTATG GTGGACTGGTTACAAGTGGTGGACTTCTTGGTTTTGTCTTCTCAAGAAATCTTGCGACTCTTAGCTCTGGTGTGCTCTTTGGAGGTGCTTTGCTAGCTCTCAGCACCTTTAACTTAAAGATCTGGAGGCTAGGAAAATCCAGTTTGCCCTTCATTCTAGGACAAGCAG CACTCTCAGCGGCACTTCTTTGGAAGAACTTTTAG